In a genomic window of Brassica rapa cultivar Chiifu-401-42 chromosome A10, CAAS_Brap_v3.01, whole genome shotgun sequence:
- the LOC103833059 gene encoding probable pectinesterase/pectinesterase inhibitor 60: protein MMHKISILSLHLLLVLCLHPLTTTADGNFTTGIDTWCDQTPYPDPCNHYFRRHNGYRLPTHLSEFRVMLVEAAMDRAISAQDKLKMSGLNCTDCRKQAILTDCIDLYGDTVLQLNRTLQGLSPKAAGEPCTDVDAQTWLSTALTNTETCRRGSSDLNVSDFTTPIVSNTKISHLISNCLAVNGALLTTGNNDTTTTDDPKVFPAWVSRKERRLLKLQSAPTVPANVVVAKDGSGRFKTVQAAIDLAGRRKVTSGRFVIYVKRGIYQENINVRLNNDNIMLVGDGMRYTIITGGRSVKGGYTTYSSATAGIEGLHFIAKGITFRNTAGPAKGQAVALRSSSDLSIFYRCAMEGYQDTLMVHSQRQFYRECYIFGTIDFIFGNAAVVFQNCIILPRRPLHGQSNVITAQGRADPFQNTGISIQNSIIQPAADLKPVIRSVTTYLGRPWMKYSRTVILKTYLDSFVSPVGWSPWIKGSTYALDTLFYAEYKNIGPASSTRWRVRWKGFHVLNKASDASAFTVGKFITGTAWLPRTGIPFSSGL from the exons ATGATGCATAAAATCTCTATTCTATCTCTACACTTACTATTAGTACTCTGTCTCCATCCTCTCACCACCACAGCGGACGGTAATTTCACCACCGGCATTGATACATGGTGCGATCAAACTCCATACCCTGATCCATGCAATCACTACTTCCGACGCCACAACGGTTATCGCCTACCGACACATCTATCCGAGTTCAGAGTAATGCTGGTGGAAGCAGCCATGGATCGGGCCATATCCGCTCAAGACAAGCTGAAGATGTCCGGTCTGAACTGTACTGATTGCCGGAAACAAGCCATTTTGACAGACTGCATTGACCTATATGGAGACACTGTCCTTCAGCTAAACAGGACGCTGCAAGGCTTGTCTCCAAAAGCCGCCGGAGAACCGTGCACCGACGTTGACGCTCAAACGTGGCTGAGCACCGCGCTTACAAACACAGAGACATGCCGACGCGGCTCCTCTGATCTTAACGTCTCAGATTTCACCACACCAATCGTTTCAAACACCAAGATCTCCCACCTAATAAGCAACTGCTTAGCCGTCAACGGAGCCCTCTTGACCACCGGAAACAACGATACCACCACCACTGATGATCCGAAGGTTTTTCCAGCATGGGTTTCCCGTAAAGAGAGGAGACTTCTGAAATTGCAATCCGCACCTACCGTCCCAGCCAACGTCGTGGTGGCCAAGGACGGATCGGGACGTTTTAAGACGGTTCAAGCAGCTATTGACCTGGCTGGACGGAGAAAGGTGACGTCAGGGAGGTTTGTGATATACGTGAAGAGAGGGATATATCAAGAAAACATAAACGTACGTCTCAACAACGATAACATAATGTTGGTCGGCGACGGAATGAGATACACCATTATCACCGGAGGTCGCAGTGTCAAAGGAGGCTACACAACTTACAGTTCTGCCACTGCCG GTATCGAGGGGCTTCACTTCATAGCGAAAGGCATAACATTCCGGAACACAGCGGGTCCGGCTAAAGGCCAGGCCGTGGCACTCCGATCATCTTCAGACCTCTCAATCTTTTACAGATGCGCAATGGAAGGATACCAAGACACACTGATGGTCCATTCGCAACGCCAGTTTTACCGCGAGTGCTACATCTTCGGAACcatcgatttcatctttggaAATGCAGCCGTAGTTTTCCAAAACTGTATCATCCTCCCTCGTCGGCCACTACATGGTCAATCCAATGTAATAACCGCACAAGGTCGTGCTGATCCTTTTCAAAACACAGGTATCTCTATCCAAAACTCAATAATCCAACCAGCTGCCGATCTAAAACCTGTGATCCGTAGCGTTACGACGTACTTGGGCCGGCCTTGGATGAAATACTCGCGCACCGTGATTCTTAAGACGTATTTggatagttttgtgagtccagtTGGGTGGTCTCCGTGGATCAAAGGTTCGACGTACGCTCTCGACACATTGTTCTATGCGGAATATAAGAATATTGGACCAGCTTCGTCGACGAGGTGGCGTGTCCGTTGGAAAGGTTTTCATGTGCTAAATAAAGCTTCCGATGCTTCTGCTTTCACTGTTGGAAAATTCATCACAGGTACTGCATGGCTCCCACGTACCGGCATACCCTTCTCTTCCGGACTCTAA